One window of Streptomyces sp. FIT100 genomic DNA carries:
- the rpsS gene encoding 30S ribosomal protein S19, with translation MPRSLKKGPFVDDHLIKKVDVQNEAGTKNVIKTWSRRSMIVPAMLGHTIAVHNGKTHVPVFVTESMVGHKLGEFSPTRTFRGHVKDDRKSKRR, from the coding sequence ATGCCGCGCAGTCTCAAGAAGGGGCCCTTCGTCGACGACCACCTCATCAAGAAGGTGGACGTCCAGAACGAAGCAGGCACCAAGAACGTCATCAAGACCTGGTCCCGTCGCTCGATGATCGTCCCGGCCATGCTGGGCCACACGATCGCGGTGCACAACGGCAAGACCCATGTCCCGGTGTTCGTCACCGAGTCCATGGTCGGCCACAAGCTCGGCGAGTTCTCGCCGACTCGCACCTTCCGCGGCCACGTCAAGGACGACCGGAAGTCGAAGCGCCGCTAA
- the rplV gene encoding 50S ribosomal protein L22, translated as MEARAQARYIRVTPMKARRVVDLIRGMDATEAQAVLRFAPQAASVPVGKVLDSAIANAAHNYDHTDASSLFISEAYVDEGPTLKRFRPRAQGRAYRIRKRTSHITVVVSSKEGTR; from the coding sequence ATGGAAGCCAGGGCCCAGGCGCGGTACATCCGCGTCACGCCCATGAAGGCCCGCCGCGTGGTGGACCTCATCCGTGGCATGGACGCCACGGAGGCTCAGGCGGTCCTGCGTTTCGCCCCGCAGGCCGCGAGCGTGCCGGTCGGCAAGGTGCTGGACAGCGCCATTGCCAACGCCGCGCACAACTACGACCACACGGACGCTTCTTCGCTGTTCATCAGCGAGGCGTACGTCGACGAGGGCCCGACCCTGAAGCGGTTCCGTCCGCGTGCTCAGGGCCGTGCCTACCGGATCCGCAAGCGGACCAGCCACATCACCGTGGTCGTCAGCAGCAAGGAAGGAACCCGGTAA
- the rpsC gene encoding 30S ribosomal protein S3, whose product MGQKVNPHGFRLGITTDFKSRWYADKLYKDYVKEDVAIRRMMTSGMERAGISKVEIERTRDRVRVDIHTARPGIVIGRRGAEADRIRGDLEKLTGKQVQLNILEVKNPEVDAQLVAQAVAEQLSSRVSFRRAMRKSMQSAMKAGAKGIKIQCGGRLGGAEMSRSEFYREGRVPLHTLRANVEYGFFEAKTTFGRIGVKVWIYKGDVKNIAEVRAENAAARAGNRPARGGADRPAGRGGRGGERGGRGRKPQQQGAQSGQQQPAEAPKADAPAAAAAPAESTGTEA is encoded by the coding sequence ATGGGCCAGAAGGTAAACCCGCACGGGTTCCGGCTCGGTATCACCACGGACTTCAAGTCCCGTTGGTACGCCGACAAGCTGTACAAGGACTACGTCAAGGAAGACGTCGCCATCCGTCGGATGATGACGTCCGGCATGGAGCGCGCCGGTATCTCGAAGGTTGAGATCGAGCGCACCCGTGACCGCGTGCGGGTGGACATCCACACCGCGCGTCCCGGCATCGTCATCGGCCGCCGTGGCGCCGAGGCCGACCGCATCCGCGGCGACCTCGAGAAGCTCACGGGCAAGCAGGTCCAGCTGAACATCCTCGAGGTCAAGAACCCCGAGGTCGACGCTCAGCTCGTGGCCCAGGCCGTTGCCGAGCAGCTGTCCTCCCGCGTCTCCTTCCGTCGGGCCATGCGCAAGAGCATGCAGTCCGCCATGAAGGCCGGCGCCAAGGGCATCAAGATCCAGTGTGGTGGCCGTCTCGGCGGCGCCGAGATGTCCCGCTCGGAGTTCTACCGCGAGGGCCGTGTGCCGCTGCACACGCTCCGCGCGAACGTCGAGTACGGCTTCTTCGAGGCCAAGACGACCTTCGGCCGTATCGGCGTGAAGGTCTGGATCTACAAGGGCGACGTCAAGAACATCGCCGAGGTCCGCGCCGAGAACGCCGCTGCCCGCGCCGGCAACCGCCCGGCCCGTGGTGGCGCTGACCGCCCGGCCGGCCGTGGTGGCCGCGGTGGCGAGCGTGGCGGTCGCGGTCGCAAGCCGCAGCAGCAGGGGGCCCAGAGTGGCCAGCAGCAGCCTGCCGAGGCCCCCAAGGCCGACGCTCCCGCCGCCGCTGCCGCTCCGGCTGAGAGCACCGGAACGGAGGCCTGA
- the rplP gene encoding 50S ribosomal protein L16, whose amino-acid sequence MLIPRRVKHRKQHHPKRRGMAKGGTTVAFGEYGIQAMTPAYVTNRQIEAARIAMTRHIKRGGKVWINIYPDRPLTKKPAETRMGSGKGSPEWWVANVHPGRVMFELSYPNEKIAREALTRAAHKLPMKCRIVKREAGEA is encoded by the coding sequence ATGCTGATCCCCCGTAGGGTCAAGCACCGCAAGCAGCACCACCCCAAGCGTCGCGGTATGGCCAAGGGTGGTACGACGGTTGCGTTCGGCGAGTACGGCATCCAGGCCATGACTCCGGCGTACGTGACCAACCGCCAGATCGAGGCGGCTCGTATCGCGATGACCCGCCACATCAAGCGTGGCGGCAAGGTCTGGATCAACATCTACCCGGACCGCCCGCTGACGAAGAAGCCCGCCGAGACCCGCATGGGTTCCGGTAAGGGTTCCCCGGAGTGGTGGGTCGCGAACGTGCACCCGGGCCGGGTCATGTTCGAGCTGTCCTACCCGAACGAGAAGATTGCGCGTGAGGCTCTGACTCGTGCAGCGCACAAGCTGCCGATGAAGTGCCGGATCGTCAAGCGCGAGGCAGGTGAAGCGTGA
- the rpmC gene encoding 50S ribosomal protein L29, which produces MSVGTKASELRELGNEELVAKLREAKEELFNLRFQAATGQLENHGRLKAVRKDIARIYTLMRERELGIETVESA; this is translated from the coding sequence ATGTCGGTCGGTACCAAGGCGTCCGAGCTGCGCGAGCTGGGCAACGAGGAGCTTGTTGCCAAGCTCCGCGAGGCCAAGGAAGAGCTGTTCAACCTCCGCTTCCAGGCGGCGACGGGCCAGCTCGAGAACCACGGCCGGCTGAAGGCCGTCCGCAAGGACATCGCCCGGATCTACACCCTGATGCGTGAGCGCGAGCTGGGCATCGAGACGGTGGAGAGCGCCTGA
- the rpsQ gene encoding 30S ribosomal protein S17 yields the protein MSESNVTENKTAERGFRKTREGLVVSDKMDKTVVVAVEDRVKHALYGKVIRRTNKLKAHDEQNAAGVGDRVLLMETRPLSATKRWRVVEILEKAK from the coding sequence ATGAGCGAGAGCAACGTGACTGAGAACAAGACCGCGGAGCGCGGCTTCCGCAAGACCCGTGAGGGTCTGGTCGTCAGCGACAAGATGGACAAGACCGTCGTCGTCGCTGTCGAGGACCGCGTCAAGCACGCGCTGTACGGCAAGGTCATCCGCCGTACGAACAAGCTCAAGGCGCACGACGAGCAGAACGCCGCGGGTGTCGGCGACCGCGTCCTCCTCATGGAGACCCGGCCGCTGTCCGCGACGAAGCGCTGGCGCGTCGTCGAGATCCTCGAGAAGGCCAAGTAA
- the rplN gene encoding 50S ribosomal protein L14 encodes MIQQESRLRVADNTGAKEILCIRVLGGSGRRYAGIGDVIVATVKDAIPGGNVKKGDVVKAVIVRTVKERRRQDGSYIRFDENAAVILKNDGDPRGTRIFGPVGRELREKKFMKIISLAPEVL; translated from the coding sequence GTGATCCAGCAGGAGTCGCGACTTCGCGTCGCCGACAACACTGGTGCCAAGGAGATCCTTTGCATCCGTGTTCTCGGTGGCTCGGGTCGCCGCTACGCGGGCATCGGTGACGTCATCGTCGCCACCGTCAAGGACGCGATCCCCGGTGGCAACGTGAAGAAGGGTGACGTCGTCAAGGCGGTCATCGTTCGCACCGTCAAGGAGCGCCGCCGCCAGGACGGCTCGTACATCCGCTTCGACGAGAACGCCGCCGTCATTCTGAAGAACGACGGCGACCCTCGCGGCACCCGTATCTTCGGCCCGGTGGGCCGTGAGCTGCGCGAGAAGAAGTTCATGAAGATCATCTCGCTCGCGCCGGAGGTGCTGTAA
- the rplX gene encoding 50S ribosomal protein L24, which produces MKIKKGDLVQVITGKDKGKQGKVIAAFPREERVLVEGVNRVKKHTKANQPGRASQAGGIVTTEAPIHVSNVQLVVEKDGNKVVTRVGYRFDDEGNKIRVAKRTGEDI; this is translated from the coding sequence ATGAAGATCAAGAAGGGCGACCTGGTCCAGGTCATCACCGGCAAGGACAAGGGCAAGCAGGGCAAGGTCATTGCCGCTTTCCCGCGCGAGGAGCGCGTCCTGGTCGAGGGTGTCAACCGGGTCAAGAAGCACACCAAGGCCAACCAGCCGGGCCGCGCCTCGCAGGCCGGCGGCATCGTGACCACCGAGGCCCCGATCCACGTCAGCAACGTTCAGCTGGTCGTGGAGAAGGACGGCAACAAGGTCGTGACTCGCGTCGGCTATCGCTTCGACGACGAGGGCAACAAGATCCGCGTTGCCAAGCGGACTGGTGAGGACATCTGA
- the rplE gene encoding 50S ribosomal protein L5, with the protein MTTTTTPRLKTKYREEIIGKLREEFSYENIMQVPGLVKIVVNMGVGDAARDSKLIEGAIRDLTTITGQKPAVTKARKSIAQFKLREGQPIGAHVTLRGDRMWEFLDRTLSLALPRIRDFRGLSPKQFDGRGNYTFGLTEQVMFHEIDQDKIDRVRGMDITVVTTATNDAEGRALLRHLGFPFKEA; encoded by the coding sequence ATGACGACCACCACGACTCCGCGTCTCAAGACGAAGTACCGCGAGGAGATCATCGGCAAGCTGCGTGAGGAGTTCTCGTACGAGAACATCATGCAGGTTCCGGGCCTCGTCAAGATCGTGGTCAACATGGGTGTGGGCGACGCCGCCCGCGACTCCAAGCTGATCGAGGGCGCCATCCGCGACCTCACCACGATCACCGGTCAGAAGCCGGCCGTCACCAAGGCCCGCAAGTCCATCGCGCAGTTCAAGCTGCGTGAGGGCCAGCCGATCGGTGCCCACGTCACGCTCCGTGGCGACCGCATGTGGGAGTTCCTGGACCGCACCCTGTCGCTCGCGCTCCCGCGCATCCGCGACTTCCGCGGCCTGTCCCCCAAGCAGTTCGACGGCCGTGGCAACTACACCTTCGGTCTCACGGAGCAGGTCATGTTCCACGAGATCGACCAGGACAAGATCGACCGCGTCCGGGGTATGGACATCACCGTGGTCACCACGGCGACCAACGACGCTGAGGGCCGCGCCCTTCTCCGTCACCTCGGCTTCCCGTTCAAGGAGGCGTAA
- a CDS encoding type Z 30S ribosomal protein S14, which yields MAKKALIAKAARKPKFGVRAYTRCQRCGRPHSVYRKFGLCRVCLREMAHRGELPGVTKSSW from the coding sequence ATGGCGAAGAAGGCTCTGATTGCCAAGGCTGCTCGTAAGCCCAAGTTCGGTGTGCGTGCGTACACCCGCTGCCAGCGCTGCGGCCGCCCGCACTCCGTGTACCGCAAGTTCGGCCTCTGCCGCGTGTGCCTTCGTGAGATGGCTCACCGTGGCGAGCTGCCGGGCGTGACCAAGAGCTCCTGGTAA
- the rpsH gene encoding 30S ribosomal protein S8 gives MTMTDPIADMLTRLRNANSAYHDSVTMPHSKIKSHIAEILQQEGFITGWKVEDAEVGKNLVLELKFGPNRERSIAGIKRISKPGLRVYAKSTNLPKVLGGLGVAIISTSHGLLTDKQASKKGVGGEVLAYVW, from the coding sequence ATGACCATGACTGATCCGATCGCGGACATGCTGACTCGTCTGCGTAACGCGAACTCGGCGTACCACGACTCCGTGACGATGCCGCACAGCAAGATCAAGTCTCACATCGCGGAGATCCTCCAGCAGGAGGGCTTCATCACGGGCTGGAAGGTCGAGGACGCCGAGGTCGGCAAGAACCTCGTCCTCGAGCTGAAGTTCGGCCCGAACCGTGAGCGCTCCATCGCGGGCATCAAGCGGATCTCCAAGCCCGGTCTCCGGGTGTACGCGAAGTCCACCAACCTGCCGAAGGTGCTGGGCGGCCTGGGCGTGGCGATCATCTCCACGTCGCACGGGCTCCTCACCGACAAGCAGGCCAGCAAGAAGGGTGTGGGCGGGGAAGTCCTCGCCTACGTCTGGTAG
- the rplF gene encoding 50S ribosomal protein L6, which translates to MSRIGKLPISVPAGVDVTIDGRTVQVKGPKGTLTHTVAAPIEIAKGEDGVLNVTRPNDERQNKALHGLSRTLVANMITGVTAGYTKALEISGVGYRVAAKGSNLEFQLGYSHSILVEAPEGISFKVESPTKFSVEGIDKQKVGEVAANIRKLRKPDPYKAKGVKYAGEVIRRKVGKAGK; encoded by the coding sequence ATGTCGCGTATCGGCAAGCTCCCCATCTCGGTTCCCGCCGGCGTGGATGTCACCATCGATGGCCGTACGGTCCAGGTGAAGGGCCCCAAGGGCACCCTGACCCACACCGTTGCCGCGCCGATCGAGATCGCGAAGGGCGAGGACGGCGTTCTGAACGTCACCCGCCCGAACGACGAGCGTCAGAACAAGGCCCTGCACGGCCTGTCCCGCACGCTGGTGGCCAACATGATCACCGGTGTGACCGCGGGGTACACGAAGGCGCTCGAGATCAGCGGTGTCGGTTACCGCGTTGCCGCGAAGGGCTCCAACCTGGAGTTCCAGCTCGGCTACAGCCACTCGATCCTGGTGGAGGCCCCCGAGGGCATCTCCTTCAAGGTCGAGTCGCCGACCAAGTTCTCGGTCGAGGGCATCGACAAGCAGAAGGTCGGCGAGGTCGCCGCGAACATCCGCAAGCTGCGCAAGCCCGACCCGTACAAGGCCAAGGGCGTGAAGTACGCGGGCGAGGTCATCCGCCGCAAGGTCGGAAAGGCTGGTAAGTAA
- the rplR gene encoding 50S ribosomal protein L18 codes for MAYGVKIAKGKAYKGASLKRRHIRIRKKISGTPARPRLVVTRSNRGITAQVIDDLAGHTLASASTLDSSIRGGEGDKSSKAKQVGQLVAERAKAAGVEAVVFDRGGNQYAGRIAALADAAREAGLKF; via the coding sequence ATGGCATACGGCGTGAAGATTGCCAAGGGCAAGGCCTACAAGGGCGCTTCCCTGAAGCGTCGCCACATCCGCATCCGCAAGAAGATCTCGGGTACCCCGGCGCGTCCGCGCCTGGTCGTCACCCGGTCCAACCGCGGGATCACGGCTCAGGTCATCGACGACCTCGCGGGGCACACCCTCGCGTCGGCGTCCACCCTGGACTCGTCCATCCGCGGCGGCGAAGGCGACAAGTCGTCGAAGGCGAAGCAGGTCGGCCAGCTCGTGGCCGAGCGTGCCAAGGCCGCCGGCGTCGAGGCTGTCGTGTTCGACCGTGGCGGCAACCAGTACGCGGGGCGCATCGCCGCCCTGGCGGACGCCGCCCGCGAAGCCGGCCTGAAGTTCTGA
- the rpsE gene encoding 30S ribosomal protein S5 has product MAGPQRRGSGAGGGERRDRKGRDGGAAAAEKTAYVERVVAINRVAKVVKGGRRFSFTALVVVGDGDGTVGVGYGKAKEVPAAIAKGVEEAKKHFFKVPRIQGTIPHPIQGEKAAGVVLLKPASPGTGVIAGGPVRAVLECAGVHDILSKSLGSDNAINIVHATVAALKGLQRPEEIAARRGLPLEDVAPAALLRARAGAGA; this is encoded by the coding sequence ATGGCTGGACCCCAGCGCCGCGGAAGCGGTGCCGGTGGCGGCGAGCGGCGGGACCGGAAGGGCCGTGACGGCGGCGCAGCTGCCGCCGAGAAGACCGCTTACGTTGAGCGCGTTGTCGCGATCAACCGTGTCGCCAAGGTTGTGAAGGGTGGTCGTCGCTTCAGCTTCACCGCGCTGGTCGTGGTGGGCGACGGTGACGGCACCGTGGGTGTCGGTTACGGCAAGGCCAAGGAGGTGCCGGCCGCCATCGCCAAGGGTGTTGAGGAGGCCAAGAAGCACTTCTTCAAGGTCCCCCGTATCCAGGGCACCATCCCGCACCCGATCCAGGGCGAGAAGGCCGCGGGCGTCGTCCTGCTCAAGCCGGCTTCCCCCGGTACCGGTGTTATCGCCGGTGGCCCGGTGCGTGCCGTGCTCGAGTGCGCCGGCGTTCACGACATCCTGTCGAAGTCGCTCGGCTCCGACAACGCGATCAACATCGTGCACGCGACCGTGGCGGCCCTGAAGGGCCTGCAGCGTCCCGAGGAGATCGCGGCCCGCCGCGGTCTGCCGCTCGAGGACGTCGCCCCCGCGGCTCTGCTTCGTGCGCGTGCGGGAGCGGGTGCGTAA
- the rpmD gene encoding 50S ribosomal protein L30, with translation MARLKITQTKSYIGSKQNHRDTLRSLGLKGINTQVVKEDRPEFRGMVHTVRHLVTVEEVD, from the coding sequence ATGGCCCGCCTCAAGATCACGCAGACGAAGTCGTACATCGGCAGCAAGCAGAACCACCGCGACACCCTGCGCTCCCTTGGTCTCAAGGGCATCAACACGCAGGTCGTCAAGGAGGACCGCCCCGAGTTCCGCGGCATGGTGCACACCGTCCGCCACCTCGTGACGGTTGAGGAGGTCGACTGA
- the rplO gene encoding 50S ribosomal protein L15 produces MAEQNPLKIHNLRPAPGAKTAKTRVGRGEASKGKTAGRGTKGTKARYQVPERFEGGQMPLHMRLPKLKGFKNPFRTEFQVVNLDKLAALYPQGGEVTVADLVAKGAVRKNSLVKVLGQGEISVALQVSVDAVSGSAKEKITAAGGTVTELV; encoded by the coding sequence ATGGCGGAGCAGAACCCGCTCAAGATCCACAACCTCCGTCCCGCCCCGGGCGCCAAGACCGCGAAGACCCGTGTCGGTCGTGGTGAGGCGTCGAAGGGTAAGACGGCCGGTCGTGGTACCAAGGGCACCAAGGCCCGCTACCAGGTTCCGGAGCGCTTCGAGGGTGGGCAGATGCCCCTCCACATGCGCCTCCCGAAGCTGAAGGGCTTCAAGAACCCGTTCCGCACCGAGTTCCAGGTCGTGAACCTGGACAAGCTGGCCGCGCTCTACCCGCAGGGTGGCGAGGTCACGGTGGCCGACCTGGTCGCCAAGGGCGCGGTGCGCAAGAACAGCCTCGTCAAGGTCCTTGGCCAGGGCGAGATCTCCGTGGCGCTGCAGGTTTCGGTTGACGCCGTCTCCGGCTCCGCCAAGGAGAAGATCACCGCCGCCGGCGGTACCGTCACCGAGCTCGTCTGA
- the secY gene encoding preprotein translocase subunit SecY — translation MLTAFARAFKTPDLRKKLLFTLGIIVLYRVGAHIPVPGVSYENVQQCVDQASKNNGSLFGLVNMFSGGALLQITIFALGIMPYITASIILQLLTVVIPRLEALKKEGQSGTAKITQYTRYLTVALAVLQGTGLVATARSGALFSGCPVASEIVPDQSIFVTATMVITMTAGTAVVMWLGELITDRGIGNGMSILMFISIAAGFPGALWAIKESGKLAKGWIEFGTVILIGFVMVALVVFVEQAQRRIPVQYAKRMIGRRSYGGTSTYIPLKVNQAGVIPVIFASSLLYIPALIAQFSNSSSGWKTWIESHFVTGDHPYYITAYFLLIVFFAFFYVAISFNPEEVADNMKKYGGFIPGIRAGRPTAEYLSYVLNRITWPGSLYLGLIALVPTMALAGFGGANQNFPFGGTSILIIVGVGLETVKQIESQLQQRNYEGFLR, via the coding sequence GTGCTCACCGCGTTCGCCCGGGCGTTCAAGACGCCCGACCTGCGCAAGAAGCTGCTCTTCACGCTCGGCATCATCGTGCTGTACCGGGTAGGCGCACACATCCCGGTACCCGGCGTCAGCTACGAGAACGTCCAGCAGTGTGTCGACCAGGCGTCGAAGAACAACGGCAGCCTGTTCGGCCTCGTCAACATGTTCAGCGGCGGGGCGCTGCTGCAGATCACGATCTTCGCGCTCGGCATCATGCCGTACATCACGGCGAGCATCATCCTTCAGCTGCTGACCGTGGTCATCCCGCGTCTGGAAGCCCTCAAGAAGGAGGGCCAGTCCGGCACGGCGAAGATCACCCAGTACACGCGGTACCTCACCGTCGCGCTGGCCGTCCTGCAGGGCACCGGTCTGGTGGCCACCGCCCGCAGCGGGGCGCTGTTCTCGGGGTGTCCGGTCGCCAGTGAGATCGTCCCCGATCAATCGATCTTCGTGACCGCCACCATGGTGATCACGATGACCGCCGGCACGGCCGTCGTCATGTGGCTCGGTGAGCTGATCACCGACCGCGGTATCGGCAACGGCATGTCGATCCTGATGTTCATCTCCATCGCGGCCGGTTTCCCGGGCGCGCTGTGGGCCATCAAGGAGAGCGGCAAGCTCGCCAAGGGCTGGATCGAGTTCGGGACGGTCATCCTGATCGGCTTCGTGATGGTCGCCCTCGTGGTCTTCGTCGAGCAGGCTCAGCGCCGTATCCCCGTCCAGTACGCGAAGCGCATGATCGGCCGCAGGTCCTACGGCGGTACGTCCACGTACATCCCGCTGAAGGTGAACCAGGCGGGTGTGATTCCCGTCATCTTCGCGTCGTCGCTGCTCTACATCCCGGCACTCATCGCCCAGTTCTCGAACTCGTCGTCCGGCTGGAAGACCTGGATCGAATCCCACTTCGTCACAGGTGACCACCCGTACTACATCACCGCCTACTTCCTCCTGATCGTTTTCTTCGCGTTCTTCTACGTGGCCATCTCGTTCAACCCCGAGGAAGTCGCGGACAACATGAAGAAGTATGGTGGCTTCATCCCGGGTATCCGGGCTGGTCGACCTACCGCCGAGTATCTGAGCTACGTGCTCAACCGGATCACCTGGCCGGGCTCGCTGTATCTGGGTCTGATCGCTCTTGTGCCGACGATGGCGTTGGCGGGCTTCGGCGGTGCCAACCAGAACTTCCCGTTCGGTGGCACCAGCATCCTCATCATCGTGGGTGTCGGTCTCGAGACCGTGAAGCAGATCGAGAGCCAGCTCCAGCAGCGCAACTACGAAGGGTTCCTCCGCTGA
- a CDS encoding adenylate kinase: MRIVLVGPPGAGKGTQAAFLARNLSIPHISTGDLFRANISQGTELGRQAKAYMDAGNLVPDEVTVGMAKDRMEQPDAANGFLLDGFPRNVAQAEALDEMLETEGMKLDAVLDLEVPEDEVVKRIAGRRVCRNESAHVFHVTYSPPKHEGVCDACGGDLYQRDDDSEETVRRRLEVYHTQTEPIIDYYKAQGLVVTISALGKVNEVTERAMEALQGDQAA, translated from the coding sequence ATGCGAATCGTCCTCGTCGGACCGCCCGGTGCCGGCAAGGGAACGCAGGCCGCGTTCCTTGCCCGGAACCTGTCGATCCCGCACATCTCCACGGGCGACCTGTTCCGGGCCAACATCAGCCAGGGCACGGAGCTCGGCAGGCAGGCGAAGGCGTACATGGACGCCGGAAACCTGGTGCCCGACGAGGTCACCGTAGGTATGGCGAAGGACCGCATGGAGCAGCCGGACGCCGCGAACGGCTTCCTGCTGGACGGCTTCCCGCGAAACGTCGCGCAGGCCGAGGCCCTGGATGAGATGCTCGAGACCGAGGGCATGAAGCTCGACGCGGTGCTGGACCTGGAGGTCCCCGAGGACGAGGTCGTGAAGCGGATCGCGGGCCGCCGCGTCTGCCGCAACGAGAGCGCCCACGTCTTCCACGTGACGTACAGCCCGCCGAAGCACGAGGGCGTCTGCGACGCCTGCGGCGGCGACCTGTACCAGCGTGACGACGACTCCGAGGAGACGGTCCGCAGGCGGCTGGAGGTCTACCACACCCAGACCGAGCCGATCATCGACTACTACAAGGCCCAGGGCCTCGTGGTCACGATCTCCGCGCTCGGCAAGGTCAACGAGGTCACCGAGCGGGCGATGGAAGCCCTCCAGGGCGACCAGGCCGCGTAG
- the map gene encoding type I methionyl aminopeptidase, giving the protein MVQIKTPEQIAKMREAGLVVAAIHAATREAAIPGATTRDLDEVARKVIADHGAKSNFLGYGGFPATICTSVNEVVVHGIPDEKTVLKDGDIISIDAGAVVDGWHGDAAYTAFVGDGHAPELLELSRVTEESMWAGIAAMKNGNRLVDISRAIETFIRRQPKPGGGKYGIIEEYGGHGIGTEMHMDPHLLNYVSRKRGKGPKLVPGFCLAIEPMVSLGTPHTEVLEDEWTVITLDGTWSSHWEHSVALTEEGPLVLTAVDGGKAKLAELGVTAAPDPLA; this is encoded by the coding sequence ATGGTGCAGATCAAGACCCCCGAGCAGATCGCGAAGATGCGCGAGGCGGGACTGGTCGTCGCCGCCATCCACGCGGCGACGCGCGAGGCGGCGATCCCGGGCGCCACCACCAGGGATCTGGACGAGGTCGCCCGCAAGGTGATCGCCGACCACGGCGCCAAGTCGAACTTCCTCGGGTACGGCGGCTTCCCCGCCACGATCTGCACGTCCGTGAACGAGGTCGTCGTCCACGGCATCCCCGACGAGAAGACCGTCCTCAAGGACGGCGACATCATCTCCATCGACGCCGGCGCGGTAGTGGACGGCTGGCACGGCGACGCCGCGTACACGGCCTTCGTCGGCGACGGTCACGCCCCGGAGCTGCTGGAGCTTTCCCGGGTGACCGAGGAGTCCATGTGGGCCGGGATCGCCGCGATGAAGAACGGGAACCGGCTGGTCGACATCTCGCGCGCGATCGAGACGTTCATCCGCCGCCAGCCGAAGCCGGGCGGCGGCAAGTACGGGATCATCGAGGAGTACGGCGGCCACGGCATCGGCACCGAGATGCACATGGACCCCCACCTGCTGAACTACGTCTCCCGCAAGCGCGGCAAGGGCCCCAAGCTGGTCCCCGGCTTCTGCCTCGCCATCGAGCCGATGGTCTCGCTGGGCACCCCGCACACCGAGGTCCTGGAGGACGAGTGGACCGTGATCACCCTCGACGGCACCTGGTCCTCGCACTGGGAGCACTCGGTGGCGCTCACGGAGGAGGGCCCGCTGGTCCTCACCGCAGTCGATGGCGGCAAGGCGAAGCTGGCGGAGCTGGGTGTCACGGCGGCGCCGGATCCCCTGGCCTGA
- the infA gene encoding translation initiation factor IF-1 → MAKKQGAIEIEGTVIESLPNAMFKVELQNGHKVLAHISGKMRMHYIRILPDDRVVVELSPYDLTRGRIVYRYK, encoded by the coding sequence GTGGCCAAGAAGCAAGGTGCCATCGAGATTGAGGGCACCGTGATCGAGTCTCTGCCGAACGCCATGTTCAAGGTGGAGCTCCAGAACGGTCACAAGGTCCTCGCGCACATCTCCGGCAAGATGCGGATGCACTACATCCGTATCCTCCCGGACGACCGGGTCGTCGTGGAGCTCTCTCCGTACGACCTGACGCGTGGCCGGATCGTCTACCGGTACAAGTAG
- the rpmJ gene encoding 50S ribosomal protein L36: protein MKVKPSVKKICDKCKVIRRHGRVMVICDNLRHKQRQG from the coding sequence ATGAAGGTCAAGCCGAGCGTCAAGAAGATCTGCGACAAGTGCAAGGTGATCCGCCGTCACGGCCGGGTCATGGTCATCTGCGACAACCTGCGCCACAAGCAGCGCCAGGGCTGA